One region of Trinickia violacea genomic DNA includes:
- the purL gene encoding phosphoribosylformylglycinamidine synthase, with amino-acid sequence MAHFSCFPGASALSDFRQTRLLETLAKIDSNIVGIRGQYLHFVNSSETLTSEDSAKIEALMHYGAPVEAGSERGAAETFLVVPRFGTVSPWASKATDIAHHCGLTHLRRIERGIEYTVILKSGLLGGKKALSDEARAAVAAALHDRMTESVAPSRDDARHLFDELPAKPLSTVDTLARGRGALEAANTELGLALADDEIDYLVDAFGKLGRNPTDVELMMFAQANSEHCRHKIFNAQWTIDGEPQDISLFQMIKNTEKLNPQGTIVAYSDNSAIMAGGMAERWFPRAAAANGAAGEPGERYGRHVELTHTLMKVETHNHPTAISPFPGAATGAGGEIRDEGATGRGARPKAGLTGFSVSNLELPEARQAWENARDAAVPPAQRNPADQHDAYGRPDRIASPLQIMIDGPLGGAAFNNEFGRPNLGGYFRVYEQNVGGQVRGYHKPIMIAGGIGNISDQHTHKHDLPAGSLLIQIGGPGMRIGMGGGAASSMATGTNTAELDFDSVQRGNPEIERRAQEVINSCWQLGDKNPILSIHDVGAGGLSNAFPELVDGANKGARFELRKVQLEESGLSPREIWSNEAQERYVLAIAPADLPMFEAICERERCPLAVVGVATEARQLELVDADAEGQQEPVDMPMEVLLGKAPRMHRDVKRVAAKREPVDVTGLALSEVAVSVLKHPTVASKSFLITIGDRSVGGTTARDQMVGPWQVPVADCAITAADYVGFRGEAMTMAERTPLAVIDAPASGRMAVGEAVTNIASAPIASLDKLKLSANWMAACGTAGEDAALFDTVKAIGMELCPALGISIPVGKDSLSMKTKWDDRGVAKEVVAPVSLIISAFAPVEDVRRHLTPQLQRPSVAGDTTLIAIDLGRGKHRLGGSILAQVTQQVGDSVPDVDDAEDLKRFFAAIQALNADGKLLAYHDRSDGGLWATVCEMAFAGHVGVSLNVDMLTLDSQHEFDYGDAKDWAKQTSGRREDLTVRALFTEELGAVVQVRAADRDAVLGVLREHGLGACSHVIGKLNERDAIEIYRDAKKIYEAPRTELHRAWSEVSWRIARLRDNPACADSEYDALLEADDPGIAPHLTFDANEDVAAPFVGKGARPRVAILREQGVNSHLETAYAFDRAGFDAHDVHMSDLLSGRATLADFAGAVACGGFSYGDVLGAGEGWAKTIRFNPMLADMFAAFFDRKDTFALGICNGCQMMSSLASIIPGAEAWPKFTRNKSEQFEARFSFVEVQKSPSIFFAGMEGSRIPVAIAHGEGFADFSQQGDAARVDIAMRFIDHRGQATERYPFNPNGSPAGITSVTTPDGRFSVLMPHMERVHRTLQMSWHPEGWGDASPWIRVFQNARRWIG; translated from the coding sequence ATGGCCCACTTCTCGTGTTTCCCCGGCGCTTCGGCCCTTTCCGATTTCCGTCAAACCCGCCTTCTCGAAACGCTTGCGAAAATCGACAGCAACATCGTCGGCATTCGCGGCCAATATCTGCACTTCGTCAATTCGTCCGAGACGCTCACGAGCGAAGACAGCGCGAAGATCGAGGCTCTGATGCACTACGGCGCACCGGTCGAGGCGGGCAGCGAGCGCGGCGCGGCTGAAACCTTCCTCGTGGTGCCGCGCTTCGGCACGGTGTCGCCGTGGGCGAGCAAGGCGACCGACATTGCCCATCACTGCGGTCTGACGCATTTGCGCCGCATCGAGCGCGGGATCGAGTACACCGTGATTCTGAAAAGCGGCTTGCTCGGCGGCAAGAAGGCGCTCTCCGACGAGGCGCGCGCCGCCGTGGCGGCGGCGCTGCATGACCGCATGACGGAAAGCGTGGCGCCCTCGCGCGACGATGCCCGGCACCTCTTCGACGAACTGCCTGCGAAGCCGCTTTCGACCGTCGATACCCTGGCGCGCGGACGCGGCGCGCTCGAAGCGGCGAACACCGAACTCGGCCTCGCGCTCGCGGACGACGAAATCGACTACCTGGTCGATGCGTTCGGCAAGCTCGGCCGCAATCCGACCGACGTCGAGTTGATGATGTTCGCGCAGGCCAACAGCGAGCACTGCCGCCATAAGATCTTCAACGCGCAATGGACGATCGACGGCGAGCCGCAAGACATCTCGCTGTTTCAGATGATCAAGAACACCGAGAAGCTGAACCCGCAGGGCACGATCGTCGCCTACTCGGACAACTCGGCGATCATGGCGGGCGGCATGGCGGAGCGCTGGTTCCCGCGCGCGGCGGCAGCCAATGGTGCGGCGGGCGAGCCGGGCGAGCGCTATGGTCGTCACGTCGAGCTCACGCACACGCTGATGAAGGTCGAGACGCACAATCACCCGACCGCGATTTCGCCGTTCCCGGGCGCAGCAACGGGCGCGGGCGGCGAGATCCGCGACGAAGGTGCGACGGGCCGTGGCGCGCGTCCGAAAGCGGGCCTCACGGGCTTCTCGGTCTCGAACCTCGAGCTGCCCGAGGCGCGCCAAGCGTGGGAAAACGCGCGCGATGCGGCAGTCCCGCCGGCGCAGCGCAATCCCGCCGATCAGCACGACGCCTACGGCCGTCCGGACCGCATCGCCTCGCCGCTGCAAATCATGATCGACGGCCCGCTCGGCGGCGCCGCGTTCAACAACGAATTCGGCCGGCCGAATCTCGGCGGTTATTTCCGCGTCTACGAGCAGAACGTCGGCGGCCAGGTGCGCGGTTATCACAAGCCGATCATGATTGCGGGCGGCATCGGCAATATCTCCGATCAGCACACGCACAAGCACGACCTGCCTGCCGGCTCGCTCCTGATCCAGATCGGCGGCCCTGGCATGCGCATCGGCATGGGCGGCGGCGCCGCGAGCTCGATGGCGACCGGCACGAACACCGCCGAACTCGACTTCGATTCGGTCCAGCGCGGCAACCCTGAGATCGAGCGGCGCGCGCAGGAAGTGATCAACTCGTGCTGGCAGCTCGGCGACAAAAACCCGATTCTGAGCATCCACGATGTCGGCGCGGGCGGCTTGTCGAACGCGTTCCCGGAACTCGTCGATGGAGCGAACAAGGGCGCACGCTTCGAACTGCGCAAGGTTCAGCTCGAAGAGAGCGGTTTGTCGCCGCGCGAGATCTGGTCGAATGAAGCGCAGGAGCGCTATGTGCTCGCGATTGCGCCCGCCGATCTGCCGATGTTCGAAGCGATCTGCGAACGCGAGCGCTGTCCGCTGGCCGTCGTCGGCGTGGCGACCGAAGCCCGGCAATTGGAATTGGTCGATGCCGACGCCGAGGGCCAGCAGGAACCCGTCGATATGCCGATGGAAGTGCTGCTCGGCAAGGCGCCGCGCATGCATCGCGACGTGAAGCGCGTCGCGGCCAAGCGCGAGCCGGTCGACGTGACGGGCCTCGCGCTGTCGGAAGTCGCGGTTTCCGTCTTGAAGCACCCGACTGTCGCCAGCAAGTCGTTCCTGATCACGATCGGCGACCGCTCGGTGGGCGGCACGACGGCGCGTGACCAGATGGTCGGCCCGTGGCAAGTACCGGTCGCGGATTGTGCGATCACGGCCGCCGACTACGTCGGCTTCCGCGGCGAAGCGATGACGATGGCCGAGCGCACGCCGCTCGCCGTGATCGACGCGCCCGCTTCGGGCCGCATGGCGGTCGGCGAGGCGGTGACGAACATCGCGTCGGCGCCGATCGCATCGCTCGACAAGCTCAAGCTCTCGGCGAACTGGATGGCCGCGTGCGGCACCGCCGGCGAGGACGCCGCGCTGTTCGATACCGTGAAGGCGATCGGCATGGAGCTGTGCCCGGCGCTCGGAATCAGCATCCCGGTCGGCAAGGATTCGCTGTCGATGAAGACGAAGTGGGACGATCGAGGCGTCGCGAAAGAAGTCGTCGCACCCGTTTCGCTGATCATCTCGGCATTCGCGCCGGTCGAAGACGTACGCCGTCATTTGACGCCGCAATTGCAGCGCCCGAGCGTGGCCGGCGATACGACGCTGATCGCGATCGACCTCGGACGCGGCAAGCATCGCTTGGGCGGCAGCATTCTCGCGCAGGTGACGCAGCAGGTCGGCGATAGCGTGCCGGACGTCGACGATGCCGAAGACCTCAAGCGTTTCTTTGCGGCGATCCAGGCGCTCAACGCCGACGGCAAGCTGCTCGCCTATCACGACCGCTCCGACGGCGGGTTGTGGGCGACGGTCTGCGAAATGGCGTTCGCGGGGCACGTCGGCGTGTCGCTCAACGTCGATATGCTCACGCTCGATTCGCAGCACGAGTTCGACTACGGCGATGCAAAGGATTGGGCGAAGCAGACGAGCGGCCGCCGCGAGGATCTGACGGTTCGCGCGCTCTTCACCGAAGAGCTGGGCGCAGTCGTTCAGGTGCGCGCAGCGGATCGCGACGCCGTGCTCGGCGTGCTGCGCGAGCATGGCCTCGGCGCCTGCTCGCACGTGATCGGCAAGCTGAACGAGCGCGACGCGATCGAGATTTACCGCGATGCGAAGAAGATCTACGAAGCGCCGCGCACGGAACTGCATCGCGCGTGGAGCGAGGTGAGCTGGCGTATCGCGCGTCTGCGCGACAACCCGGCCTGCGCCGACTCCGAATACGACGCACTGCTCGAAGCGGACGACCCCGGCATCGCGCCGCATCTGACGTTCGACGCGAATGAAGATGTCGCCGCGCCGTTCGTTGGCAAGGGTGCCCGCCCGCGTGTGGCGATCCTGCGCGAACAAGGCGTGAACTCGCACTTGGAGACGGCCTACGCGTTCGATCGCGCCGGCTTCGACGCCCACGACGTCCACATGAGCGACTTGCTGTCCGGCCGTGCGACGCTCGCCGATTTTGCGGGCGCGGTCGCGTGCGGTGGCTTCTCGTACGGCGATGTGCTGGGCGCGGGCGAGGGCTGGGCGAAGACGATCCGCTTCAACCCGATGCTCGCCGACATGTTCGCCGCCTTCTTCGACCGCAAGGACACGTTCGCACTCGGCATCTGCAACGGCTGCCAGATGATGAGCAGCCTCGCGTCGATCATTCCGGGCGCCGAAGCGTGGCCGAAGTTCACGCGCAACAAGTCCGAGCAATTCGAGGCGCGCTTCTCGTTCGTCGAAGTCCAGAAGTCGCCGTCGATCTTCTTTGCCGGCATGGAAGGCTCGCGCATTCCGGTCGCGATCGCGCACGGCGAAGGCTTCGCGGATTTCTCGCAGCAGGGCGATGCGGCGCGTGTCGACATCGCGATGCGCTTCATCGATCATCGCGGTCAGGCAACCGAGCGCTACCCGTTCAATCCGAACGGATCGCCGGCCGGCATTACGTCGGTGACGACGCCGGACGGCCGCTTCAGCGTGCTGATGCCGCACATGGAGCGCGTGCACCGCACGTTGCAGATGAGCTGGCATCCGGAAGGCTGGGGTGACGCGAGCCCGTGGATACGTGTGTTCCAGAACGCGCGCCGCTGGATCGGCTGA
- a CDS encoding FAD-dependent oxidoreductase: MDVIVIGGGIVGVATAYQLRAAGHRVCVVERHATVAQGATYGHGGAMLPTPLDVWFGPTFMQSRRAPKSGIVFKPGFNSGARRFMRRLDQLQAPDAFREHCLRLKPLIDASREAIADIENRFKLEFEQQSGVLHVVRHQREWEQLQSALDLLREFEMQHHVLTPAECAAVEHSVPTEPEFAGGVLFETERTANCPLFAKLVKQVLDENGGVEFKFGRSVTAIRVDNQRAAVELAPREGESAHSREVDVIAADAIVVAAGAGSLPLIQRLGLDLPLHPLRLHALTAPIAYEERAPHLAVVDAIKRITMSRMNQRLRIAGGAVMQGVRESTKPLAEPLTKAALTLLGQATHDWIPGAAKISAALAWEGVKLLSPDGLPVVGQALHPRLFVNFGHGPAGWGLACGSAKVVADLVSGNAPSMPPDTLAALRPDRFAS, encoded by the coding sequence ATGGATGTCATTGTCATTGGCGGCGGGATCGTCGGGGTCGCCACCGCATATCAGCTGCGCGCGGCTGGGCACCGCGTGTGCGTCGTCGAGCGCCACGCGACCGTCGCGCAAGGCGCGACCTACGGGCACGGCGGCGCGATGCTGCCGACACCGCTCGACGTCTGGTTCGGCCCGACCTTCATGCAAAGCCGGCGTGCCCCGAAAAGCGGCATCGTGTTCAAGCCTGGCTTCAACTCGGGCGCGCGCCGCTTCATGCGCCGGCTCGATCAATTGCAAGCGCCCGACGCGTTCCGCGAACACTGCCTGCGCCTGAAGCCGCTCATCGACGCATCGCGCGAGGCGATCGCCGATATCGAGAACCGCTTCAAGCTCGAATTCGAACAGCAAAGCGGTGTGCTGCACGTGGTGCGCCATCAGCGTGAATGGGAACAGCTGCAAAGCGCGCTCGACCTGCTGCGCGAATTCGAAATGCAACATCATGTGCTGACGCCGGCCGAATGCGCGGCCGTCGAGCACTCGGTGCCGACCGAGCCCGAATTCGCGGGCGGCGTGCTGTTCGAGACCGAGCGCACGGCGAACTGCCCGCTCTTCGCCAAGCTCGTCAAGCAGGTGCTCGACGAAAACGGCGGCGTCGAGTTCAAGTTCGGCCGCAGCGTCACGGCGATCCGTGTCGACAATCAACGCGCTGCCGTCGAGCTCGCGCCCCGCGAAGGCGAGTCCGCACACTCGCGCGAGGTAGACGTGATCGCCGCGGACGCCATCGTCGTTGCCGCCGGTGCGGGCAGTCTCCCGCTCATCCAGCGGCTCGGGCTCGACTTGCCGCTGCACCCGTTGCGGCTGCACGCCCTGACCGCGCCGATCGCCTACGAAGAACGCGCGCCGCATCTGGCCGTCGTCGACGCGATCAAACGCATCACGATGTCGCGCATGAACCAGCGCCTGCGCATCGCGGGCGGCGCCGTGATGCAAGGCGTGCGGGAGAGCACCAAACCGCTTGCCGAACCGCTCACGAAAGCCGCCCTGACGCTCCTCGGCCAGGCCACGCACGACTGGATTCCCGGCGCCGCCAAAATTTCGGCGGCGCTCGCGTGGGAAGGCGTGAAGCTGCTCTCGCCGGACGGCCTGCCGGTGGTCGGACAAGCGTTGCATCCGCGGCTTTTCGTCAATTTCGGCCACGGGCCAGCCGGCTGGGGGCTCGCGTGCGGGTCTGCTAAAGTGGTGGCAGATCTTGTTTCCGGCAACGCGCCCAGCATGCCGCCCGATACGCTCGCGGCGCTCCGCCCCGATCGTTTCGCGAGCTGA
- a CDS encoding NAD(P)H-hydrate dehydratase produces the protein MTATAPLDSASQPLLSPHDRPLPLYTVAELRALEKAAEAALPAHTLMARAGAAAARFLADRATHDGSSAEHRPIWIVAGPGNNGGDALVAAAELHRAGIAVEVFMPVEVKPDDARWALSVARASGVPISAAPPASFDAYGWLVDGMFGIGLARPLEGVFAQVAERLSERSRASGRVLALDVPSGLDSDTGNAVGPGAVVTATETITFIGAKPGLYTASGRDLAGAVTVAPIGLDVDLNTGATGPIRLNAPALFAPSFPARAHATHKGTFGSLAVVGGDTGMCGAPILAARAALYTGAGKVHVAFIGVGGPAYDPPHPELMLHSADALRLDTMDALAIGCGMGDTRRAAEALGRALRLDVPKLIDADALNLVAREAELAACVAARGMAGDACVLTPHPLEAARLLGCDAATIQQDRLAAARALATRFSSVIVLKGAGTVIAAPDGRVAINPTGSAALATGGTGDVLGGIIGALLAQRLPRYEAALAGAYLHGLAADTLTERGQGPAGLTAGELAPVVRELLNRLIYSRPA, from the coding sequence ATGACCGCTACCGCTCCGCTCGATTCGGCTTCACAGCCGCTCCTGTCCCCTCACGACCGGCCCCTGCCGCTTTACACCGTCGCCGAACTTCGCGCGCTCGAAAAGGCAGCCGAAGCGGCACTTCCCGCGCACACGCTGATGGCGCGCGCCGGCGCGGCCGCCGCGCGTTTTCTCGCCGATCGCGCAACGCACGACGGCTCGTCGGCCGAACATCGCCCCATTTGGATCGTCGCCGGGCCGGGCAACAACGGTGGCGACGCGCTCGTTGCCGCAGCCGAGCTGCATCGCGCGGGCATCGCCGTAGAAGTGTTCATGCCTGTCGAAGTCAAGCCGGACGACGCGCGCTGGGCGCTGAGCGTCGCGCGCGCGTCTGGGGTACCGATTTCGGCCGCACCGCCAGCGTCTTTCGATGCCTATGGCTGGCTGGTCGACGGGATGTTCGGCATCGGCCTCGCTCGGCCGCTCGAAGGTGTGTTCGCGCAAGTGGCCGAGCGCCTGAGCGAACGCTCGCGGGCTTCCGGCCGCGTGCTGGCGCTGGACGTCCCTAGCGGCCTTGACAGCGACACCGGCAATGCAGTCGGCCCAGGCGCGGTTGTAACGGCCACCGAGACCATCACGTTCATCGGCGCGAAGCCGGGGCTCTACACGGCGTCAGGCCGCGATCTCGCGGGTGCGGTGACCGTCGCGCCGATCGGCCTCGACGTCGACCTGAACACGGGCGCGACCGGCCCGATCCGCCTGAATGCGCCGGCGCTCTTCGCCCCCTCTTTCCCCGCCCGCGCGCACGCCACCCACAAGGGCACGTTCGGCAGCCTGGCCGTCGTCGGCGGCGACACCGGCATGTGCGGTGCACCGATCCTCGCTGCGCGCGCCGCGCTCTATACCGGCGCGGGCAAGGTGCACGTCGCGTTCATCGGCGTCGGCGGCCCGGCGTACGATCCGCCGCATCCGGAGCTGATGCTGCACTCGGCCGACGCGCTGCGCCTCGACACAATGGACGCCCTCGCGATCGGCTGCGGCATGGGCGACACACGACGCGCGGCCGAGGCGCTGGGCCGCGCGTTGCGTCTCGATGTGCCGAAGCTCATCGACGCCGATGCGCTCAATCTCGTCGCGCGCGAAGCGGAGCTGGCCGCCTGCGTTGCCGCTCGCGGCATGGCCGGCGACGCCTGCGTGCTGACGCCGCATCCGCTCGAAGCCGCGCGCCTCTTGGGATGCGACGCCGCGACGATCCAACAAGACCGGCTCGCCGCCGCACGCGCGCTCGCGACCCGCTTTTCGAGCGTGATCGTGCTCAAAGGCGCGGGCACGGTGATCGCCGCGCCGGACGGCCGCGTCGCGATCAATCCGACGGGCAGCGCGGCGCTCGCGACGGGCGGCACGGGCGACGTGCTAGGCGGCATCATCGGCGCGCTGCTCGCGCAACGGCTGCCGCGGTACGAGGCGGCACTGGCGGGCGCCTATTTGCACGGCCTCGCCGCCGATACCCTGACCGAACGCGGGCAAGGCCCGGCGGGCCTCACGGCGGGCGAACTCGCGCCGGTCGTGCGTGAACTGCTCAATCGACTGATTTATTCGCGGCCCGCTTGA
- the pgi gene encoding glucose-6-phosphate isomerase: MTLNTLPSWSSLQAHYEQIRDARLRDWFAAGQDASPTRSERFTFEGAGLAADFSKNRITDETLRLLVTLAREAGVEARRDAMFAGEIVNPTEGRAALHTALRATSASAPFHAEVAAERAKMAAFANQVRDGHWTGYTGKRIRHVVNIGIGGSDLGPKMVVHALHHLATPEIATHFVSNVDGADLARVLEQVDPEETLAIIVSKTFTTLETMTNALSLRDWFIAKGCPESALAKHFVGVSANPNEVVKFGIAKENVFEMWDWVGGRYSLWSAVGLSIMIAIGPDQFDELLAGANDMDEHFKNAPLERNLPVLMGLIGIWYRNFFGSQSYLVAPYSEALHFLPSYLQQLEMESNGKSARLDGAFVDYPTSAVTWGEPGTNGQHAFFQMLHQGPTIVPIDFIAVLTPEHPLASHHPKLLANCFAQSEALMLGRTLEEAHKVAGPDKPELVPHLVFPGNRPTTTLLLDALTARSLGALIALYEHKVLVQASVWNINPFDQWGVELGKILGKVVEADLTAASVDEKKHDSSTSALIARARAALKR, translated from the coding sequence ATGACGCTGAATACGCTTCCCTCCTGGTCCTCGCTGCAAGCACACTACGAACAGATTCGCGACGCGCGCCTGCGCGACTGGTTCGCGGCCGGCCAGGATGCCTCGCCGACGCGCTCCGAGCGCTTCACGTTCGAAGGCGCGGGCCTTGCCGCCGACTTCTCGAAGAACCGCATCACCGACGAAACCCTGCGCCTCCTGGTGACGCTCGCGCGCGAAGCGGGCGTCGAGGCGCGCCGCGACGCGATGTTCGCGGGCGAAATCGTCAATCCGACCGAAGGCCGCGCGGCGCTCCACACCGCGCTGCGCGCGACGAGCGCGAGCGCCCCGTTCCACGCGGAAGTCGCTGCCGAACGCGCGAAGATGGCCGCGTTCGCGAACCAAGTGCGCGACGGGCATTGGACCGGCTACACCGGCAAGCGCATTCGTCACGTCGTCAACATCGGCATCGGCGGCTCGGACCTCGGGCCGAAGATGGTCGTCCACGCGCTGCATCATCTCGCGACGCCCGAGATCGCCACGCACTTCGTCTCGAACGTCGACGGCGCCGATCTCGCGCGCGTGCTCGAACAAGTCGACCCGGAGGAAACGCTCGCGATCATCGTCTCGAAGACCTTCACGACGCTCGAAACGATGACCAACGCGCTTTCGCTGCGCGACTGGTTCATCGCCAAAGGCTGTCCTGAGAGCGCGCTGGCGAAGCACTTCGTCGGCGTGTCGGCGAACCCGAACGAAGTGGTCAAGTTCGGCATCGCGAAGGAGAACGTGTTCGAAATGTGGGACTGGGTCGGCGGACGCTATTCGCTCTGGTCGGCGGTCGGCTTGTCGATCATGATCGCGATCGGCCCCGATCAGTTCGACGAACTGCTGGCCGGCGCCAACGACATGGACGAGCACTTCAAGAACGCGCCGCTCGAACGCAACCTGCCGGTGCTGATGGGACTGATCGGCATCTGGTATCGGAACTTCTTCGGCTCGCAGAGCTATCTGGTGGCGCCATACTCCGAAGCGCTGCACTTTCTGCCGTCCTATCTGCAGCAGCTCGAGATGGAGAGCAACGGCAAGTCCGCGCGGCTCGACGGCGCATTCGTCGACTATCCGACCTCCGCGGTCACGTGGGGCGAGCCGGGCACCAACGGCCAGCATGCGTTCTTCCAGATGCTGCACCAGGGCCCGACGATCGTGCCGATCGACTTCATCGCCGTGCTCACGCCTGAGCATCCGCTCGCGAGTCATCATCCGAAGCTGCTCGCGAACTGCTTTGCGCAAAGCGAAGCGCTGATGCTCGGACGCACGCTCGAGGAAGCGCACAAGGTGGCCGGCCCGGACAAGCCCGAGCTCGTGCCGCACCTGGTCTTCCCCGGCAACCGCCCGACGACGACCCTGCTGCTCGACGCGCTGACTGCCCGCTCCCTCGGCGCGTTGATCGCGCTCTACGAGCATAAGGTGCTCGTGCAGGCATCGGTCTGGAATATCAACCCCTTCGATCAGTGGGGCGTGGAGCTTGGGAAGATTTTGGGCAAGGTCGTCGAAGCGGATCTGACTGCCGCATCGGTCGACGAGAAGAAGCACGATTCGTCGACGTCGGCGCTGATCGCGCGCGCTCGCGCGGCGCTCAAGCGCTGA
- a CDS encoding ABC transporter ATP-binding protein — protein sequence MLKNTDPIIEVRGLSKRVKDATGELTILDDIHLSIMPGSSVAIVGASGSGKSTLLGLLAGLDSASSGSVRLLGHELTTLSEDERAGLRNGSVGFVFQSFQLMPHLTALENVMLPLELQSGMSARDASSRARELLEHVGLGKRTTHYPKLLSGGEQQRVALARAFVTHPAILFADEPTGSLDAATGHAVIDLMFKMNRANGATLVLVTHDVELARRCDTTVTIDAGRIV from the coding sequence ATGCTGAAAAATACCGATCCGATCATTGAAGTGCGGGGTTTGTCCAAGAGGGTCAAGGATGCCACCGGCGAGCTGACGATTCTCGATGATATCCACTTGTCGATCATGCCGGGCAGCAGCGTGGCGATCGTCGGCGCGTCGGGCTCGGGGAAGTCGACGCTGCTCGGCTTGCTCGCGGGGTTGGACAGCGCGAGCTCGGGCTCGGTTCGGCTGCTCGGCCATGAACTGACGACGCTTTCGGAAGACGAGCGGGCGGGCTTGCGAAACGGCTCGGTCGGCTTCGTGTTCCAGTCGTTCCAACTGATGCCGCATCTCACGGCGCTCGAGAACGTGATGCTGCCGCTCGAGTTGCAAAGCGGGATGTCGGCGCGCGATGCGTCGTCGCGGGCGCGCGAGCTGCTCGAGCACGTCGGCTTAGGGAAGCGGACGACGCACTATCCGAAGCTGTTGTCGGGAGGTGAGCAGCAGCGCGTTGCGCTCGCGCGCGCATTCGTCACGCATCCGGCGATTCTCTTCGCCGACGAACCGACAGGCAGTCTCGACGCCGCGACCGGTCACGCGGTGATCGATTTGATGTTCAAGATGAATCGTGCGAATGGCGCGACGCTCGTGCTGGTGACGCATGATGTCGAGCTGGCGCGTCGCTGCGATACGACGGTGACGATCGACGCGGGGCGCATCGTTTGA
- a CDS encoding arylesterase, with product MLAGTAFGPAAVHAALAANGAPAKPVIVVLGDSISAEYGLPRDTGWVALMRQRLADERIDYSVANASISGDTTSGGRARMPELMERLKPSIVIVELGANDALRGVPLSTTEDNLRTIIEQARQGHAKVVLIGMYVPPNYGLDYTQKFHGLYGTLSKEMHVPLVPFLLAGIENKPEMFQADQIHPTQQAQPALLNNVWPTLKPLLHPATR from the coding sequence ATGCTTGCCGGCACCGCGTTCGGCCCGGCGGCCGTGCATGCCGCGCTCGCCGCCAATGGCGCGCCCGCCAAGCCTGTGATCGTCGTGCTCGGCGACAGCATCTCGGCCGAATACGGGCTGCCGCGCGACACCGGCTGGGTGGCGCTGATGCGCCAGCGTCTTGCGGATGAGCGAATCGATTATAGCGTCGCGAACGCGAGCATCAGCGGCGACACCACGAGCGGCGGACGCGCCCGCATGCCCGAATTGATGGAGCGCCTGAAGCCTTCCATCGTGATCGTCGAGCTCGGCGCCAACGACGCGCTGCGCGGCGTCCCGCTTTCGACGACCGAAGACAACCTGCGCACGATCATCGAACAGGCGCGCCAAGGACACGCGAAAGTCGTGCTGATCGGGATGTACGTCCCCCCGAATTACGGCCTGGACTACACGCAGAAGTTCCACGGTCTCTACGGCACGCTATCGAAGGAAATGCACGTGCCGCTGGTGCCGTTTCTGCTCGCCGGCATCGAGAACAAACCGGAGATGTTCCAAGCCGATCAAATTCATCCGACGCAGCAGGCACAACCGGCACTGCTGAATAACGTGTGGCCGACACTCAAGCCGTTATTGCACCCGGCGACTCGGTAA